One genomic segment of Arcobacter porcinus includes these proteins:
- a CDS encoding phosphoribosyltransferase: MNKLYYSYEMCKEDTKKLTNLIKTFESDALLGVARGGLTLTHLIAQALNQRDVFTINSISYERKSQKNSVDIFNIPDLSEYKRVLILDDIVDSGKTMKAILELLKEKYPNTEFKLATLFYKPTALIKPDFYIHKTDVWIEFFWEVDIQI; the protein is encoded by the coding sequence TTGAATAAACTTTATTACTCTTATGAAATGTGCAAAGAAGATACAAAAAAATTAACAAATCTTATAAAAACTTTTGAAAGTGATGCACTTTTAGGTGTTGCAAGAGGTGGTTTGACTCTTACTCATCTTATAGCTCAAGCTCTAAATCAAAGAGATGTTTTTACAATAAACTCAATATCTTATGAAAGAAAATCTCAAAAAAATAGTGTTGATATCTTTAATATTCCAGATTTAAGTGAATATAAAAGAGTTTTGATTTTAGATGATATTGTTGATAGCGGAAAGACAATGAAAGCTATTTTGGAGCTTCTAAAAGAGAAATATCCAAATACAGAGTTTAAACTAGCAACTCTTTTTTATAAACCAACAGCTTTAATAAAACCTGATTTTTATATACATAAAACAGATGTTTGGATTGAGTTTTTTTGGGAAGTTGATATTCAAATTTAA
- a CDS encoding DUF423 domain-containing protein yields the protein MIYDKRARNFLAVSSLMMASAIILGAFGAHGLKKIISPEMLVVFHTGVEYQFYNTFGLFFVTFLTILRPNNNKLKVVQYLILIGTLIFSFSLYFLTILNMPVLGAITPIGGTLQIIAYILLMYAILKDNK from the coding sequence ATGATTTATGATAAAAGAGCTAGAAACTTTTTAGCAGTTTCTAGTTTAATGATGGCAAGTGCAATAATTTTAGGTGCTTTTGGTGCTCATGGATTAAAAAAAATAATAAGTCCAGAGATGCTGGTTGTTTTTCATACAGGAGTTGAATATCAATTTTATAACACTTTTGGACTATTTTTTGTAACTTTTTTAACAATTCTAAGACCAAATAATAATAAATTAAAAGTTGTTCAATATCTTATTTTAATAGGGACTTTGATTTTCTCTTTTTCATTGTATTTTCTTACAATTTTAAATATGCCAGTTTTAGGAGCAATAACTCCTATTGGTGGAACTTTACAAATAATTGCATATATTCTTTTAATGTATGCAATTTTAAAAGATAATAAATAA
- a CDS encoding YajQ family cyclic di-GMP-binding protein — protein MAVKEHSLDISAKLDLQEMKNAVIQAQKEIDNRYDFKGIPKDIDLNIGAKTLTMTSSSDNKVDAMLDIMIAKMNKRGISINSLEEIRKEDSSGGNRKYSYKIIDSIEKDEAKRIQTEIKNLKIKVSAVNQGDSIRVTGKNIDDLQTVMKHLRSLDLKAPLVFDNFK, from the coding sequence ATGGCAGTAAAAGAGCATTCATTAGATATTTCAGCAAAATTAGATCTTCAAGAGATGAAAAATGCTGTAATTCAAGCTCAAAAAGAGATTGATAATAGATATGATTTTAAAGGAATACCAAAAGATATTGATTTAAATATTGGTGCAAAAACTCTTACAATGACTAGTTCAAGTGATAATAAAGTTGATGCAATGTTAGATATTATGATTGCAAAAATGAATAAAAGAGGAATTAGTATAAATTCTCTTGAAGAGATAAGAAAAGAGGATAGCAGTGGTGGAAATAGAAAATATAGCTATAAAATCATTGATAGCATAGAAAAAGATGAAGCAAAAAGAATCCAAACAGAGATTAAAAATCTAAAAATCAAAGTAAGTGCTGTAAATCAAGGAGATAGTATAAGAGTAACTGGAAAAAATATTGATGATTTACAAACAGTTATGAAACATTTAAGATCTTTAGATCTAAAAGCACCATTGGTTTTTGATAATTTTAAATAA
- a CDS encoding NUDIX domain-containing protein — MQNIISDIKTEELKESNYIKPIKVKFTQNGVKKTWEAVRSHDSVSILIYHTQKKSFVLVKQFRVPVYLNDKNVTFTYELCAGLVDKDMSLEQIASEEIDEECGYKVDAKNLIKITSFFTNVGISGAKQHLYFAKVDESMKIHSGGGINDEQIELYFLEKDDIDNFIFDENKAKTPGLMFSLYWFLKKEKELKI, encoded by the coding sequence TTGCAAAATATCATAAGTGATATAAAAACTGAAGAGCTAAAAGAGTCAAACTATATAAAACCTATAAAAGTAAAATTTACTCAAAATGGAGTAAAAAAAACTTGGGAAGCTGTAAGAAGCCATGATAGTGTATCAATTCTTATATATCATACACAAAAAAAATCTTTTGTGCTTGTAAAACAGTTTAGAGTTCCTGTTTATTTAAATGATAAAAATGTAACTTTTACTTATGAACTTTGTGCTGGACTTGTAGATAAGGATATGAGTTTAGAACAAATTGCTTCTGAAGAGATTGATGAAGAGTGCGGATATAAAGTAGATGCAAAAAATCTTATTAAAATCACATCGTTTTTTACAAATGTTGGGATAAGTGGAGCAAAACAGCACTTATATTTTGCAAAAGTTGATGAAAGTATGAAAATCCACAGTGGTGGTGGAATAAATGATGAACAAATAGAGTTATACTTTTTAGAAAAAGATGATATTGATAATTTTATTTTTGATGAAAATAAAGCAAAAACTCCAGGTCTTATGTTTAGTCTTTATTGGTTTTTAAAAAAAGAGAAAGAGCTAAAAATATAG
- a CDS encoding c-type cytochrome encodes MKYIFVLLFLFLSLFANEQDSLLFITKPEYGKMLYENPRGIGCNTCHGDKAEGKKIVQFKHIYKEDKYLCTLYTPNIKEVSYETFKDKVNQRKNRKKSFKDDEICEKLIYNSNIMPTYHLTEEEIESIYYYIKSIKK; translated from the coding sequence ATGAAATATATTTTTGTTTTACTATTTTTATTCTTATCTTTGTTTGCAAATGAACAAGATAGCTTACTATTTATTACAAAACCAGAATATGGAAAGATGTTATATGAAAACCCAAGAGGAATAGGGTGTAACACTTGTCATGGAGATAAAGCTGAAGGTAAAAAAATAGTTCAATTTAAGCATATCTATAAAGAAGATAAATATCTTTGTACTTTATATACTCCAAATATAAAAGAGGTAAGTTATGAAACTTTTAAAGATAAAGTAAATCAAAGAAAAAATAGGAAAAAAAGCTTCAAAGATGATGAAATTTGTGAGAAGCTTATTTACAACTCAAATATAATGCCTACATATCATCTCACAGAAGAAGAGATAGAATCAATTTATTACTATATAAAAAGTATAAAAAAATAA
- a CDS encoding methyl-accepting chemotaxis protein, translated as MKKMTINLRFTLINLFFTLLALVIGYLILNSYKNSLEDNVYEDVVKDLQNLNDIRVGAKLDVGISNAISIVNDSNIQDALLYQDRKLAINSIESLSKNMKESTPFKNIRIHLHTRDNHSFLRSWNIDSFGDDLSSFRASVVEVNKNKKAINGFEIGNAGLELRAVVPVFKGSTHVGSIEFMQGLNSIAKDFKDDNRAYILLMDTKLATANYDKDKLLNGYLISQNFVDEAFLKDAKGIDFKKLFKDNYLVSKNYFYTYKEIVDFQGKKLGITLLAEPIKHVEHAIEQASKIVYVALIILVLALIGTMIASLISMKRSIIKPITNLKKSIESIKNNSKNATRIEIDSEDEIGEVVNSFNSYLDSIEEGIRKDQIVIDETKNIIEKVNAGLYNDSVKGKANSSRVNSLVSEINEMIGKTQSNLTQVSDALVALSHAKFDYKVPDIKNTTGIIASLLSGIRVTQSSINEIMCLIDKSTIELTQSSSELEKASKVLSESSNIQAASLEETAAAIEEISATITRSSQNATNMAKQATNVTESTNQGLALAEQTAISMDEINKEVSEINEAISVIDNIAFQTNILSLNAAVEAATAGEAGKGFAVVAQEVRNLANRSAEAANEIKLIVEKATLKAREGKNTTNRMIDGFNELHESINITIGLIEDVSTASKEQQQAMEQITSTVNSLDQATQKNASLASNISEMAIQTSKLALNLNETIHQTSFDKEAYKRICDTSMIIDINKLKSDHIVFKNNNFAACKEGHVCTVTNSKECNLGKWIFANSNKSFAKTPEWEKLNKAHDLVHSLVQETIVLYSKSKPNSEIFKVTNEIEENTQIVFEMLNKVREINCNN; from the coding sequence ATGAAAAAAATGACTATTAATTTAAGATTTACATTAATAAATCTATTTTTTACACTACTAGCTTTAGTTATAGGGTATTTAATTTTAAATAGCTATAAAAATAGTTTAGAAGATAATGTATATGAAGATGTAGTTAAAGATTTACAAAACTTAAATGATATAAGAGTTGGTGCTAAACTTGATGTTGGAATATCAAATGCTATTTCAATAGTAAATGATTCAAATATTCAAGATGCTTTGCTTTATCAAGATAGAAAACTTGCAATAAATTCTATTGAATCTTTAAGTAAAAATATGAAGGAATCTACACCTTTTAAAAATATAAGAATTCATCTTCACACAAGAGATAATCACTCTTTCTTAAGATCATGGAATATAGATAGTTTTGGTGATGATTTGAGTTCATTTAGAGCAAGTGTTGTTGAAGTAAATAAAAATAAAAAAGCTATAAATGGTTTTGAAATTGGAAATGCTGGATTAGAGCTAAGAGCTGTTGTTCCTGTATTTAAAGGTTCAACTCATGTAGGTTCTATAGAATTTATGCAAGGATTAAACTCTATTGCAAAAGATTTTAAAGATGACAATAGAGCATATATACTTTTAATGGATACAAAATTAGCAACAGCAAATTATGATAAAGATAAACTACTAAATGGATATTTGATTTCTCAAAATTTTGTAGATGAAGCTTTTTTAAAAGATGCAAAAGGGATTGATTTTAAAAAATTATTTAAAGACAATTATCTAGTTTCAAAAAACTATTTTTATACATATAAAGAGATAGTTGATTTTCAAGGTAAAAAATTAGGAATTACTCTTCTTGCTGAACCAATTAAACATGTAGAACATGCTATTGAACAAGCATCAAAAATAGTATATGTAGCTTTAATCATTCTTGTATTAGCTCTTATTGGAACTATGATTGCTTCATTAATCTCTATGAAAAGAAGTATTATTAAACCTATAACTAATCTTAAAAAATCGATAGAATCTATAAAAAACAATTCAAAGAATGCAACAAGAATAGAGATAGATTCAGAAGATGAAATAGGTGAAGTTGTAAATAGCTTTAATAGTTATTTAGACTCTATTGAAGAGGGAATTAGAAAAGATCAAATTGTTATTGATGAGACAAAAAACATTATTGAAAAAGTTAATGCAGGACTATATAATGATAGTGTAAAAGGAAAAGCAAACTCTTCAAGAGTAAATTCACTTGTAAGTGAAATAAATGAAATGATAGGAAAAACTCAATCAAATCTAACACAAGTAAGTGATGCTTTAGTTGCATTATCTCATGCAAAATTTGATTATAAAGTTCCAGATATAAAAAATACAACAGGTATTATAGCTTCTTTATTAAGTGGGATAAGAGTTACTCAATCAAGTATAAATGAGATTATGTGTTTAATTGATAAATCAACTATTGAGCTTACACAAAGTTCATCAGAGCTTGAAAAAGCTTCAAAAGTATTAAGTGAATCATCTAATATTCAAGCAGCTTCTTTAGAAGAAACAGCTGCTGCTATTGAAGAGATTAGTGCAACAATAACAAGAAGTAGTCAAAATGCTACAAATATGGCAAAACAAGCAACAAATGTTACTGAATCAACAAATCAGGGATTAGCACTAGCAGAGCAAACAGCTATTTCAATGGATGAGATAAATAAAGAAGTTTCAGAGATAAATGAAGCAATAAGTGTAATTGATAATATTGCATTCCAAACAAATATTTTAAGTTTAAATGCAGCTGTTGAAGCTGCAACTGCTGGAGAAGCTGGAAAAGGGTTTGCTGTTGTTGCACAAGAAGTAAGAAATCTTGCAAATAGAAGTGCAGAAGCAGCAAATGAGATTAAATTAATTGTTGAAAAAGCAACTTTAAAAGCTAGAGAAGGTAAAAATACTACAAATAGAATGATTGATGGATTTAATGAACTTCATGAAAGTATTAATATTACAATAGGCTTAATTGAAGATGTTTCAACAGCAAGTAAAGAACAACAACAAGCTATGGAACAAATTACTTCTACTGTAAATAGTTTAGATCAAGCAACTCAAAAGAATGCAAGTCTTGCTTCAAATATAAGTGAAATGGCAATTCAAACTTCAAAATTAGCTTTAAATTTAAATGAAACTATACATCAAACATCTTTTGATAAAGAGGCATATAAAAGAATTTGTGATACAAGTATGATTATTGATATAAATAAGTTAAAATCAGACCATATTGTATTTAAAAATAATAATTTTGCTGCTTGTAAAGAGGGTCATGTTTGTACAGTTACAAATTCAAAAGAGTGCAATTTGGGTAAATGGATATTTGCAAATAGTAATAAAAGTTTTGCTAAAACTCCTGAGTGGGAAAAATTAAATAAAGCTCATGATTTAGTACATAGTTTAGTTCAAGAGACTATTGTTTTATATTCAAAATCAAAACCAAATAGCGAAATATTTAAAGTAACAAATGAGATAGAAGAAAATACACAAATTGTATTTGAAATGTTAAATAAAGTAAGAGAGATTAACTGTAATAACTAA
- a CDS encoding response regulator, with protein MKKVLRKNINAKALFISDDKSIESEFQNEFKELIILNNKLFSSLNDIENSDIIILDFDLKKDFINEIMELIAKKLAFVPIIAIGSKQSEEVLERAINLKAYTFLAKPYIKSQLGLSILMCLNQTQRSDKFKLSEGIYYDKYKDQFFDKSNTMIEFTRLEKGFLKLLIDRLDEMTDYDMIQEEVWKGKKMSIFTMRNIVNKIRIKTYYDIIKNHSGRGYTIDLSNYSK; from the coding sequence ATGAAAAAAGTATTAAGAAAAAATATAAATGCAAAAGCACTTTTTATAAGCGATGATAAGAGTATAGAGAGTGAGTTTCAAAATGAGTTTAAAGAATTAATTATATTAAATAATAAATTATTTTCATCATTAAATGATATTGAGAATAGTGATATAATTATTTTAGATTTTGATCTAAAAAAAGATTTCATAAATGAAATAATGGAACTTATAGCTAAAAAATTAGCTTTTGTTCCAATTATTGCAATTGGTTCTAAACAAAGTGAAGAAGTATTAGAAAGAGCTATAAACTTAAAAGCATATACTTTCCTTGCAAAACCATATATAAAGAGTCAACTAGGACTTTCTATTCTAATGTGTTTAAATCAAACACAAAGATCTGATAAATTTAAATTAAGTGAAGGTATTTACTATGATAAATACAAAGATCAATTTTTTGATAAATCAAATACAATGATCGAGTTCACAAGACTTGAAAAAGGTTTTTTAAAACTATTAATTGATAGATTAGATGAAATGACTGATTATGATATGATTCAAGAAGAGGTTTGGAAAGGTAAAAAGATGTCAATTTTTACTATGAGAAATATTGTAAATAAAATTAGAATAAAAACTTATTATGATATTATCAAAAATCATTCAGGAAGAGGTTATACAATTGACCTTAGTAACTATTC